Proteins from one Erysipelothrix larvae genomic window:
- the ssb gene encoding single-stranded DNA-binding protein, whose translation MINKSILVGRITKDPTLKKTPTGKSVVSFTLAVNRKKYGNDKDQADFINCVAWNSQADFLANYIGKGRLLGIVGKLQSRTYEDASGRTVYVTEVVTDEVQALDYAENRRNTQSQPEPETHYPNYEQHEGPIIDITSDDLPF comes from the coding sequence ATGATAAACAAATCAATATTAGTAGGGAGAATCACCAAAGATCCAACCCTTAAAAAGACACCAACAGGGAAATCGGTAGTATCGTTCACGCTTGCGGTTAATAGGAAGAAATATGGAAATGACAAAGACCAGGCTGACTTTATTAACTGTGTAGCTTGGAACAGTCAAGCAGATTTTCTAGCAAACTACATTGGGAAAGGTAGATTGCTCGGAATTGTTGGGAAGCTTCAAAGCAGAACCTATGAAGATGCAAGTGGTAGAACGGTATATGTGACTGAAGTAGTCACTGATGAAGTCCAAGCGTTGGACTATGCGGAAAACAGAAGAAATACACAATCACAACCAGAGCCTGAAACACATTATCCAAATTATGAACAACATGAAGGACCAATTATCGACATCACATCAGATGATTTACCATTTTAA